In a single window of the Bradyrhizobium erythrophlei genome:
- a CDS encoding sulfite:cytochrome C oxidoreductase subunit b precursor, whose product MLRAVLPMAAVLGLALLPHPGEAATITTLKSLKLDVPLSDAMFPAGPGSDAINNNCLACHSADHVLNQPSLSREAWQEVVNKMITAYKAPVSPDDAKAIVDYLVRTKGAS is encoded by the coding sequence ATGCTCCGTGCTGTTCTGCCGATGGCCGCCGTTCTGGGTCTCGCTCTGTTGCCGCATCCCGGCGAGGCCGCAACGATCACCACCTTGAAGTCGCTGAAACTGGATGTCCCCCTCAGCGACGCGATGTTCCCCGCCGGTCCGGGATCGGACGCGATCAACAACAACTGCCTCGCCTGCCACTCGGCCGACCATGTGTTGAACCAGCCTTCGCTGTCCAGGGAAGCCTGGCAGGAAGTCGTCAACAAGATGATCACGGCCTACAAGGCTCCTGTCAGCCCTGACGACGCCAAGGCGATCGTGGACTATCTGGTTCGCACCAAAGGCGCGTCATAG
- a CDS encoding ATP-dependent Clp protease adaptor ClpS: protein MDTVQAAAGHLQVTFHKDGETPEDFVIKLLCLVFKKPMLDAIKFVATIDKNGQAISGAYPRDVANKMLQAARRRIRTSGHPLLITSEPAAEGVEIPDRCKLCGALSGENRLSLRGKDTLVCNDCVHQITNNLSEVTGRKQFEYACEALDWHFAGIPRDQLVASSRQFPGHMRADVQVAIDRLFASPIRFFGIHEQYRYETVNIAALTRDGRNAIALAPAQYQDVDVGESDPVKCLVNGLWLCRTGGLRYAVVLSSHREYRNEPGTRIEIAVPAGADGAEFVQRCFSELEGAVNAARSYRGKILSLDGDDDYRGRSKGVMVHKLPPVQREDVILPEATLKLLDRNVVSFVGSRPQLRRLGQSTRKGILLYGPPGTGKTHTIRYLASNLPGHTTLIITAAQVALLAQYMSLARLLQPAMVVIEDVDLIARDRDEMGACEESLLNALLNEMDGLKQDADILFILTTNRPEQLEGALAGRPGRIDQAIEVPLPDDIGRRKLVQLYGTGLPLGDAVVEEAAQRTKGVSAAFIKELMRRIAQASITRDGGTTVEPGDIGEALDDMLFAGGKLNVKLLGGAREMADG, encoded by the coding sequence ATGGATACTGTTCAGGCGGCTGCCGGGCACCTCCAGGTCACCTTTCATAAGGACGGTGAAACTCCAGAGGATTTCGTCATCAAGCTTCTATGCCTGGTGTTCAAGAAGCCGATGCTCGACGCGATCAAATTCGTCGCGACGATCGACAAGAACGGACAAGCCATCTCCGGGGCCTATCCGCGCGATGTTGCGAACAAGATGCTTCAAGCTGCCCGACGGCGCATCCGCACCTCGGGTCATCCGCTCCTGATCACGAGCGAGCCGGCTGCGGAGGGCGTCGAAATACCAGACAGATGCAAACTCTGCGGCGCGCTTTCCGGCGAGAACCGGCTTTCACTGAGAGGGAAGGACACCCTGGTCTGCAATGACTGCGTCCACCAGATCACGAACAACCTCTCCGAGGTCACCGGCAGGAAGCAGTTCGAGTATGCCTGCGAAGCGCTCGACTGGCATTTCGCCGGCATCCCGCGGGATCAGCTGGTCGCCTCCTCGCGCCAGTTCCCAGGGCACATGCGCGCGGACGTTCAGGTGGCCATCGACAGGCTGTTCGCATCACCGATCCGATTTTTTGGCATCCACGAGCAATACCGCTACGAGACAGTGAACATCGCCGCCCTGACCAGAGATGGCCGGAATGCGATCGCTCTCGCACCGGCGCAGTATCAGGATGTGGATGTCGGCGAGAGCGACCCCGTGAAATGTCTCGTCAACGGCTTGTGGCTCTGCCGAACCGGCGGCCTCCGCTACGCGGTCGTCCTCTCCTCGCATCGGGAATACAGGAACGAGCCTGGGACCCGCATCGAGATCGCCGTGCCTGCCGGCGCTGACGGCGCGGAGTTCGTGCAACGCTGTTTCTCCGAGCTGGAGGGCGCGGTCAACGCAGCGCGCTCCTATCGCGGCAAGATATTGTCGCTCGATGGCGACGATGATTACCGGGGACGCTCGAAAGGCGTCATGGTCCACAAATTGCCGCCGGTTCAACGCGAGGACGTGATCCTGCCCGAAGCCACGCTGAAGCTGCTGGACCGCAACGTCGTGAGCTTTGTCGGGAGCCGCCCGCAGCTGCGCCGGCTGGGGCAATCGACCCGCAAGGGCATCCTGCTTTACGGACCGCCCGGAACCGGCAAGACCCACACCATCCGGTATCTGGCGAGCAACCTGCCCGGTCACACCACGCTGATCATTACCGCCGCGCAGGTCGCATTGCTCGCCCAATACATGAGTCTCGCCCGTCTTCTGCAGCCGGCGATGGTCGTGATCGAGGACGTCGATCTCATTGCGCGCGATCGCGACGAGATGGGGGCTTGCGAAGAATCGTTGCTCAACGCCCTGCTCAACGAAATGGATGGACTGAAGCAGGACGCGGATATCCTTTTCATCCTCACCACCAACCGGCCGGAGCAGCTCGAGGGCGCCCTGGCGGGCCGCCCCGGCCGCATCGACCAGGCGATCGAGGTGCCGCTTCCAGACGACATCGGCCGCAGAAAGCTCGTCCAGCTTTATGGCACGGGTCTGCCGCTCGGCGATGCCGTCGTGGAGGAGGCCGCGCAGCGGACCAAGGGCGTCAGCGCCGCTTTCATCAAGGAACTGATGCGGCGCATCGCACAGGCAAGCATTACCCGCGATGGCGGTACAACCGTCGAACCCGGCGACATCGGCGAAGCGCTCGACGATATGCTGTTCGCGGGTGGCAAGCTCAACGTCAAGCTGCTGGGCGGGGCGCGCGAAATGGCCGACGGATGA
- a CDS encoding 1-aminocyclopropane-1-carboxylate deaminase: MLEKFERYPLTFGPTPIEKLERLGAHLGGKVELYAKREDCNSGLAFGGNKLRKLEYIIPDAIASNADTLVSIGGVQSNHTRMVAAVAAKIGMKCRLVQESWVPHEDAVYDRVGNILLSRIMGAEIEMVDEGFDIGIRQSWEDAIADVKARGGKPYAIPAGASVHKFGGLGYVGFAEEVRAQEKELGFAFDYIIVCTVTGSTHAGMLVGFAKDGRARKVIGIDASFTPAQTRAQVLAIAQNTAKLVELGQEIVDEDVVLLEDYAHPAYGVPSAETKDAIRLCARLEGMITDPVYEGKSMQGMIDLVHKGYFPEGSKVLYAHLGGAPAINGYAYAFRNG, translated from the coding sequence ATGCTGGAAAAGTTCGAACGCTATCCGCTCACTTTTGGACCCACGCCGATCGAGAAGCTGGAGCGCCTCGGCGCCCATCTCGGCGGCAAGGTCGAGCTCTACGCCAAGCGCGAGGACTGCAATTCGGGACTGGCCTTCGGCGGCAACAAGCTGCGCAAGCTCGAATACATCATTCCCGACGCGATCGCCTCCAACGCCGACACCCTGGTCTCGATTGGCGGCGTGCAGTCGAACCATACGCGCATGGTCGCCGCGGTCGCGGCCAAGATCGGCATGAAGTGCCGGTTGGTGCAGGAAAGCTGGGTGCCGCATGAGGATGCGGTCTATGACCGGGTCGGCAATATTCTTTTGAGCCGGATCATGGGCGCCGAGATCGAGATGGTCGACGAGGGATTCGACATCGGCATCCGCCAAAGCTGGGAAGACGCCATCGCCGACGTCAAGGCCAGGGGCGGCAAGCCCTACGCGATCCCGGCAGGCGCCTCGGTACATAAGTTCGGCGGCCTCGGTTATGTCGGCTTCGCCGAGGAGGTGCGGGCGCAGGAGAAAGAACTCGGTTTTGCCTTCGACTACATCATCGTCTGCACCGTCACCGGCTCGACCCACGCCGGCATGCTGGTGGGTTTTGCCAAAGACGGCCGCGCGCGCAAGGTGATCGGCATCGATGCCTCCTTCACGCCGGCGCAGACCAGGGCGCAGGTACTTGCGATCGCGCAGAACACGGCAAAACTCGTCGAACTCGGCCAGGAGATCGTCGACGAGGATGTGGTTCTGCTCGAGGACTACGCCCACCCCGCCTACGGCGTTCCCTCTGCGGAGACCAAGGACGCGATCCGGCTATGCGCGCGCCTCGAAGGCATGATCACCGATCCCGTCTACGAGGGAAAATCCATGCAGGGCATGATCGACCTCGTGCACAAGGGCTATTTTCCGGAGGGATCGAAGGTGCTCTACGCCCATCTCGGCGGGGCGCCGGCGATCAACGGCTATGCCTATGCGTTTCGCAATGGGTGA